CGAGCGCCACCGCGACGTGATGATCGTCATCGACTCTGGTCGATTGATGGGCGCCTCCGTCGGCAATGGCACGAAGCTCGACTGCGCCGTCGACGCCGCGCTGATGCTCGCCCGCGTCGCACTACAAACCGGCGACCGCTGCGGCATTGCCGTCTTCGACGACGCGGTTCGCGGCTACCTGTCGCCGGTCGCGGGGGTCAGCGCGATGGGACCGCTCGCCGATCAAGTCTACGCCCTCGACTCCCAGATGCGCGAGGCAGACTTCGGAGCAATGTTCGCCGAACTGCAAGTCCGCCAGCCGCGACGCTCGCTGATCGTCGTTCTCTCCGATCTCGTCGACGAAGAGACTTCGCAGCGGATGCGAACCTCGATGATGCGCTTAGCGAAACGGCACGTCGTGCTGTTCGCCGCGTTGCAAACGCCGCTGCTCGCGGCGGCGCTACGCGGTGAAGTGAATTCCCTGCTCGACGGGGCCCGCAAAGGGGTCGCCCTCCGATTGCTGCGGCAACGGCGCCGCGCCCTGCACTCGCTGCGTCGCGCCGGCGTCCACATTCTCGACGTCGCGCCGAGCGACCTGTCGATCCCGTTGATCAACCAGTTCATCGAACTGCGTTCGCAAGACCTGCTCTAGCGGCTAAGCTTTCCCAGCCGGCAAGAACGCCGATGCCAAGTCCTCAGCGGAAAGCGCGAGCATTTCCTCTCGCCAGCGACTACGGCGTTCGCGAATCGCCCCGTGCGCCAAATAGAGAATCCAGAAGACGCCGCTCGCCGCCGCGAAAACGAGGCGACCGTCGGTGGAGAGATGGCTCTGCCGCAGAAAGCTTTCGATGGAGGCCGCCGCGACGAGCATTCCCGCCACGCCAATCGTCATCGCTCCCGCTTCAATGCCGGCGCGTCGCAAGCTCTCGGTGCGCGTCAGCATCCTCGGGCTCACCACCGCCTGTCCCAGCTTCAGCCCGATGCCGCCGCACAAGATGATCGCCCCCATTTCCGTGATGCCGTGCGGCAGAATCCACGCCCACATCTCGGTCGTCAGGCCAGCGCGATAGTGAACGGCGATGAACGATCCCAAAATCATGCCATTCAAAATCATCAGAAAAATCGTCGGCACGGCAGCCAGCACGCCGAGTCCGAGCGCCATGATGCCGACCTTCAGATTGTGCGAAAACAGGAACGACGCGAACACAAACTTGTCGCCGCCTCCTTTTTCCCGGCCACTGCGCAGCACTTCAATCAGTTGATCGCGACTCGCCCCCGGCTGCCTGGGGTCGCCCGCCGGCATGAGCGCATAGGCAGCGACCGGATCGCTCAGCGACGCGAAAAACGCCAACAGCGCCCCGGCGATCAGCAGCGCCGCTGACGCCGCATGGAAGCGCCAGTTCCGCACGATCAGCCGCGCGAACCCTTCGTTCACAAACGTCCAGGCTCCGCGAAACATCGACTGTTGCGGCGGCAAGTAGATGACGCTGTGGGCCGCCGACGCCAAACCATTCAGGTACTGCTGCAACTGCCGATCGCTGCTCCGCGTTCCCGCCTGCGCAACATG
This sequence is a window from Lacipirellula parvula. Protein-coding genes within it:
- a CDS encoding stage II sporulation protein M, producing the protein MSHFYARNKPLWDELDQLVQRARRSPRDLEPAELERLDVLYRRVAVHVAQAGTRSSDRQLQQYLNGLASAAHSVIYLPPQQSMFRGAWTFVNEGFARLIVRNWRFHAASAALLIAGALLAFFASLSDPVAAYALMPAGDPRQPGASRDQLIEVLRSGREKGGGDKFVFASFLFSHNLKVGIMALGLGVLAAVPTIFLMILNGMILGSFIAVHYRAGLTTEMWAWILPHGITEMGAIILCGGIGLKLGQAVVSPRMLTRTESLRRAGIEAGAMTIGVAGMLVAAASIESFLRQSHLSTDGRLVFAAASGVFWILYLAHGAIRERRSRWREEMLALSAEDLASAFLPAGKA